GACTCCCACGGTGGACCCGACGCCTACGCCGACGCCGACGGACGAGCCGACACCGACCCCGACCCCGACGCCGACGGACGGGCCGACCCCGACTCCCACGGCGGACCCGACCCCAACGGACGAGCCGACCCCCACGGGCGAGCCGACCTCGACCACCGACCCGACGCCGACGCTCGAGCCCAGCGCCCAACCCAGCATCACGGCCTCGACGGTCCCGACCGCCGACGCACCCAGCACGTCGCCGAGCAGCGCTCCGGTGCCCGGGAGCGCGAACCCCGACGACGGTGGCGGTCAGGCCGGTGCCGGTCCGGGATCCGTCCTCCCCGGCACGGGCACAAGCTTCCCGCTCTGGGTCCCGTTCGCGGGGGTCGGGCTGATCCTGCTCGGCATCATCGTGATGCGGCTCGCGCGCAGCGAGCGGGCCGAAGCGCGGTCAGGCCGCCATCGGTGAGGCGAACCAGATGGTCCGGTGCACCCAGTTGCCCGGACCGATCCTCGGCGGCGAGCAGACGATCAGTGCGAGCTGCGGCGGACCGTCCTGCTGGTAGTACTCCGCGGAGCCGTCGGCAGCCTTGATGACGATCTTCTTGGTGACCCGGTAGCAGAGCTCGGCATGCTTGCCGCCGAGCACGATCTTGTCCCCGACCTTGAGGTGCTCCATCAGTCGGTTGCCCAGGGCGGAGCCGTCGGGCCAGGTGTGGGCGTTGAGAAGGACGTTGCCCTTCGCGCTGCCCGGGAGCGCCCCCGCCGGCTTGAGGGTGTCGCTGAAGTTCGTCGCCTGGGCCGGGTCGTCCCAGCCGTACTGGGTCTTGCCGGCCGAGCTGAGCGAGGGAGCACGCGGAACGTTGTTGCCGTCGCGTCCGAGGGCCAGCACCTGCGAGTTCTTGCCGACTCCGCTCACGGTGATCCGAGTCGGGCGGAACGGCTTGTCCGCCTGGTTCCCGCACTCCGAGGACTTCAGCACCGTCCCGGGCAAGACGGCCTGGGCAGGCGGAGGCTTCGCAGCGGGCGACTTGCGCTCGCCCTGGGGCCAGAAGGTCCAGACGAGGGCGATCGTCGTCGCCACCACGAGAACGACCAGGGCAGCACGCCGCTGGTTGCTCACGGTGGTCGTCGTCATGGGTCCAGCGTAAGAGGTCGCCCAGGGGATCGGTGTCAGATCCAGGAACCGCGGTGGACCACCTCGGTCTGCGGCTTCCGCGCGCGGCGCGTGGGCGAGCCCGTACGCGCTTCGCCGGCAGGGTGGCCCAGGGTGATCACGCCGATCGGCTCGAACTCCTCGGCGATCGAGAACTCCCGGCGGACGGCCTCCAGCTTCGGGACCGGGATCCCGGAGAAGCAGCCACCGAGGCCGGCGTCGACGGCGGTCTGCAGGATCAGCAGGGACGCCATCGCGGCGTCCATGTGCCAGTACGGCACCGACCACGGTGCTTCACCCTCGACCACTGCGAGACGGGCGGACGACGCCTTGTCGACCTCGGCGTACCGGGTCAGGTAGGCGGCTCGGCTCGAGCACGGCACGATGACCACCGGCGCCCGCATCATCCCGCGCAACCAGGCGTCAGGGGCGGCGAGTGCTTCAGGGCCGGCTGTGGTCGCCCACCAGCGGCGCACGTCCTCGGGGGTGTCGAGGACGAGGAACCCCCAGCCCTGGGTGAAGCCTGCGTTCGGTGCCCGGGTGGCGTTGCGAAGTGCGCGATCCACCAGGGCCGGGTCGACCGGCACGTCGGTGTAGTCGCGGACCATCTGGCGGCGGTCGACGACCTGCTGGAACTCCACACGTGGAGGGTAGCGACGGGCGATGGTCTACACCGGCCGCACCGGCGCGGGACCATAGTTTCGTCACTACTGACATAGCGCCTCTGCGCTGTTACGTTCGCGGACATGGCTCACAAAGGTGTGACGGTCGGGTTCGCTCGTAGCGCGGTCGCGGCGGCGCTGGTCGCCGTCGTCCTCGCGATCCTCGCCGGCTGCGGAGGCAGCACGGTGGACGCGAAGACGGCAGCCCGGGCCCAGTCGGTGAACAATCCCGGTCAGGGTGGGCAGGGCGGCGACGCCGTCGTCCCGGGAGCCGATCCGACGGCACCGAACGGCAACCCGATCGCCCCGGGTGCGGACCCGACCAGCCCGGGCGAGCAGCCGACGAACTCCAGCGGAGACCCCGTGCCTCCGGGGCAGAACCCTGCGCCCGG
The DNA window shown above is from Marmoricola sp. OAE513 and carries:
- a CDS encoding class F sortase — its product is MTTTTVSNQRRAALVVLVVATTIALVWTFWPQGERKSPAAKPPPAQAVLPGTVLKSSECGNQADKPFRPTRITVSGVGKNSQVLALGRDGNNVPRAPSLSSAGKTQYGWDDPAQATNFSDTLKPAGALPGSAKGNVLLNAHTWPDGSALGNRLMEHLKVGDKIVLGGKHAELCYRVTKKIVIKAADGSAEYYQQDGPPQLALIVCSPPRIGPGNWVHRTIWFASPMAA
- a CDS encoding nitroreductase family protein, translated to MEFQQVVDRRQMVRDYTDVPVDPALVDRALRNATRAPNAGFTQGWGFLVLDTPEDVRRWWATTAGPEALAAPDAWLRGMMRAPVVIVPCSSRAAYLTRYAEVDKASSARLAVVEGEAPWSVPYWHMDAAMASLLILQTAVDAGLGGCFSGIPVPKLEAVRREFSIAEEFEPIGVITLGHPAGEARTGSPTRRARKPQTEVVHRGSWI